Genomic window (Streptomyces sp. NBC_01431):
CGGCCGGTGCGGCCCTTCTTGGTCTGGGCGCGCTGCTTCTTCTCGCGCAGGCGGCGCTCGTTGATGCCGCGCGGGATCTTCGTGGCGCGGCGCGGCTTCGGCGGCGGGGCGGTCGCCTCGGCGAGCAGCGAGGCAAGCCGGACGGCCGCCGTCTCGCGGTTGCGCCACTGCGAGCGGTGCTCGGAGGCGCGGACCGAGACGACGCCGCCCACCAGCCGGTTCGCGAGCCGTTCCAGCGCGCGGGCCTTCCAGACCTCCGGCAGCGCCTCGGTCTTCGCGAGGTCGAAGCGGAGCTCCACCTGGGAGTCGCTGGTGTTGACGTGCTGGCCGCCGGGCCCGGACGACCGGGAGAAACGCCAGATGAGCTCGGCCTCCGGGAGGGAGACGGAGCCGCGGATGAGATAGGGCCCGGACATGACATCCATGGTGACGGGTGCGCGGCACCCCGTCACCCGCTTTTCAGCGGACCGCGGCCGCCGGTCCCCCCTGACGACCCCTTGGCAAAGAAAGCAAAGGGGATTGGAACCTCACGGTCCCCTGCCGACGTTATGGGGGATGACGGTAACTTCGGGACGGCCGAAGCCCGCACATCACGACGAAGGGGACATCCCATGGCTGTAAGCCTGTCCAAGGGCGGCAACATCTCGCTCACCAAGGAGGCCCCGGGCCTGACCGCCGTCACGGTCGGCCTCGGCTGGGACGTCCGCACCACCACCGGCACCGACTTCGACCTGGACGCCTCGGCCATCGCGGTGAACGCGACGGGCAAGGTCTACTCCGACGGCCACTTCGTCTTCTTCAACAACAAGTCGACGCCGGACCAGACCATCGTCCACACCGGTGACAACACCACCGGTCAGGGCGAGGGCGACGACGAGTCGATCAAGGTCAACCTGGCCGGCCTGCCCGCCGATGTCGACAAGATCGTCTTCCCGGTCTCCATCTACGACGCCGAGAACCGCTCGCAGAACTTCGGCCAGGTGCGCAACGCCTACATCCGCATCGTCAACCAGGCCGGCGGCGCCGAGGTCGCCCGCTACGACCTGAGCGAGGACGCCGCGACCGAGACCGCGATGGTCTTCGGCGAGCTGTACCGCAACGGTGCGGAGTGGAAGTTCCGCGCGGTGGGCCAGGGGTACGCCTCGGGCCTGGTCGGCATCGCGCAGGACTTCGGCGTCAACGTCTGACGCAACTGGGCGGACCCGACGCCCTGACGTCTTCGCGGTGAGATGCCCCCGGCGATTTTTCGCCGGGGGCATCAACTTGCCTACGCGTGGCCTGAATTCACCGTTCACCGGACAGTAGCGACCTCCTTCCGGACACGAAAAGGTCAAATACTTGTCGGGTCGCTGTCAAGATGTGGTCATCTCCTGGCAGTCTCCAACTCGCCCCCACAGAACGAGTGAAGGAGACCACCGAGTGCGAACCACTCTGCGTGCCGCCGCTCTTGCCGCATCCGCCGCCATGGTCGTCGTCGGCGTACAGTCCGGCTCCACCGCCGGCGCCACCGACCGCGCCGCCGGCGCCACCGCGCTCCCCCTCAGCACCACCCAGCGCGCCGACGCCCTGCGCACCGCCCAGGACGCGGCCCCCGCCGCCGCCCGCCAGATCGGGCTCGGCGCCCAGGAACAGCTCGTCGTCCGCGACGTGATCAAGGACGCCGACGGCACGGTCCACACCCGTTACGAGCGCACGTACAACGGCCTGCCCGTCCTCGGCGGCGACCTCGTCGTGCACACCGCGAAGGACGGCGCCCTCAAGGGCGTCGACAAGGCGACCGACGCGAAGATATCCGTCGCCACCGCCACCACCTCGCTCAAAGCCGCCCCCACCGGCTCCCGCAAGGTGATCTGGGCCGCCACCGGCAAGCCCGTCCTCGCCTACGAACGCACCGTCACCGGCACCCAGCCGGACGGCACCCCGAGTCGCCGCGACATCGTCACGGACGCCACCACCGGCGCCGAGCTCTACTCCCACGAGGAGATCGAGACCGGCATCGGAACCAGCGAGTACTCCGGCAAGGTCACCCTCGGCACCACCAAGAGCGGCTCGACCTACAGCCTCACCGACGCCGCGCGCGGCGGCCACAAGACGTACGACCTGAAGGGCGGCAGCTCCGGCACCGGCACGCTCTTCACGAAGTCCACCGACACCTGGGGCAACGGCTCGCCCTCCAACCGCGAGACCGCAGCCGTGGACGCCCACTACGGCGCGGCCGAGACCTGGGACTTCTACAAGACCGAGCTCGGCCGCAACGGCATCGCGGGCAACGGCAAGGCCGCCTACTCGCGGGTCCACTACGGCAACGCGTACGTCAACGCGTTCTGGGACGACAGTTGCTTCTGCATGACGTACGGCGACGGCGAGGGCAACAAGAAGCCGCTCACCGCGCTCGACGTGGCCGGTCACGAGATGAGCCACGGCCTCACCGCCGCCACCGCCAAGCTGAACTACAGCGGGGAGTCCGGCGGCCTCAACGAGGCGACCAGCGACATGTTCGGCACGTCGGTCGAGTTCTTCGCCAACAACGCCTCCGACAAGGGCGACTACCTCATCGGCGAGAAGATCGACATCAACGGCGACGGCACCCCGCTGCGCTACATGGACAAGCCGAGCAAGGACGGCAACTCCGCCGACTACTGGTCGAGCACGGTGGGCAACAAGGACGTGCACTACTCGTCCGGCCCCGCCAACCACTTCTTCTACCTGCTGTCCGAGGGCAGCGGCGCGAAGACGATCAACGGGGTGAGCTACAACTCACCGACCTACGACGGCTCGAAGGTCACCGGGATCGGCCGGGTCAAGGCGTACAAGATCTGGTACAAGGCGCTCTCCACGTACATGACCTCGACCACCAACTACGCGAAGGCGCGCACCACCACGCTCCAGGCGGCCTCGGATCTGTACGGGGCGACCAGCGCGGAGTACAAGGCGGTGGCGGCGACTTGGACCGCCATCAACGTGAAGTAGATGTGACATAGCGTCAACTCACCTGGTTCTACGGGGAGTCGGGCTTGCCGTCCCCGTAGAGCCAGGTGTCCCACACGGATGCGGCGAGGCTCCTGCCCGCCTCCTCGTCGGCGAAGCGGGTGAAGTCCGCGGTCGAGGCGTTGCCGTACCGGTGGACGCGCACCCAGTCCCGCAGCAGGGCGTGGAACTTCTGCTCCCCCACGGCCTGGCGCAGCTTGTGGACGACCATGGCGCCGCGCACGTACACCGGCCGCGCCGACACCTCGGCGGCGGTCGGCGGCTGGGCGGGCGGGAACGCCCAGATCTCGTCGCCGCCGTCCTTCGCGTACTCCTGGTCGAAGAGCCGCTGCGCCGACGGGCCGCCATGGTCCTCGCTCCACAGCCACTCCGTGTACTGCGCGAAGCCCTCGTTCAGCCACATGTCGCGCCAGGTGGCGGGCGTGACGGAATCGCCGAACCACTGGTGGGCCAGCTCGTGCACCAGGGTGCTGGCGTCGAAGTGGTCGAGCGGCAGCACCGGCCGGTTCTGCGTCTCCAGGGCGTACCCGGAGCTCTTCTCGGGTGCGACGATGACGCCGGTCGAGGAGAACGGGTACGGCCCGAAGTTCTGCTCCTCCCACGCCAGCATGTCCGGCAGCTGGGCCACGACGGCCGCGGTCTGCTTCTTCACCCGGGGGTTGACGGCGGTGTAGATGGGGATCCTGGACTTGGTCATCCCCTTGTCGTCGATCTCGTACGGTCCGATGGCGACGGTGGCCAGATATGTGGCCATGGGCTGGGTGGTCCGCCAACTGAAGCTTGTACGGCCGCCGTTGGAGACCTTGCCCGTCAACTCGCCGTTGGACACGACCTGAAGACCGTCCGGCACGGTGACCTTGATGTCGTACGTGGCCTTGTCGCGTGGATGGTTGTTGGAGGGGAACCAGGCCATCGAGCCGGTCGGCTCACCGAGCGCGAGCACACCGCCGTCGGGCGATTTCAGCCAGCCCTCCAGGGAGCCGTCGGGATCGGTGATGGTCTTCGGGCTGCCCGAGTAGCGGACGTACGCGGTGAAGGTCTGGCCCTCGGTGAGCTCGTGGTGCGGGCGTAGGGTGAGTTCGTCCCCGGCCCGGTTGACGGCCGCGGGCCGGCTGTCGACGGTGGCCTCCTGCACGTCCATCCCGGCGAAGTCGAGATCGAACGCGCTGAGGTTCTTGACCGCCCGCGCCACGATCGTGGCCCCGCCCTTGAGGTGCCCGGAGGCGGGGTCGTAGTCGAGGTCCAGGCTGTAGTGCTGGACGTCGTAACCGTCGTTGCCGAGCCGGGGGAAGAGCGGGTCGCGGGTGCCCGAGGAACCAGGGGTGCCGTCGACGCCGCCCGAACAGGCCGTGACGGCGAGGACGGTGATCAGCGCGGCGGCCAAACGGGCCGGGGCCACCGTGTACCGCCCCTTCACTGCCGCCCCCCGCCTCTCCGGTCGTTTGTCCACATCTGTGATCCTACGGGCGCCACGAGCCCCCGCGAGGCGCGGTCACTCCTTCAGCGCCGCGAAGCTCCGCGAGGCGCCGCCACTCCTCACAGCACCGCGAGGCCCCGCGAGGCCCCGCCACTCCTTCAGCGCGGCGAGACCCGCCCGGCCGAGCTCCTGTCCCGGATCGCGACGCGGACCACCGACCCCGCCGACACCCACGACCGGGCCGTCCCCCGCCCCAGGGCGCGGCCCGCCAGAAACACCCCGACCCTGGGAAGGGCCGCGGGCCCGGGACAGGCGTGGGCCCGGGAAGGGGCGCGGGCCGGGAAGGGCGCGGGCCCGAAAAGGGGCGCGAGGAACTGCGCGACCAGCCACCAACCACCCGCGGCCAAACCCCAGCACAACCCAGCCGGGGTCGGGTCAGGGGCGGAGGCCCGGGGGCACCCCAGGGTCAGGGCCGGAGCCCAGCGCGGGCTCACACGGGTTCAGAAGCGGAGCCCAGGGCGGACCCCCCGGGTCAGAAGCGGAGCCCAGGATGGCCCCCCCGGGGGTCAGAAGCGGAGCCCAGGATGGACCCCCCCCCGGGGGTCAGAAGCGGAGCCCAGCGCGGACCCCCCGGGGGTCAGGGGCGGAGCCCCTGCGAGGGGGCTGCGGAAGGGGTGCCCACCCCAGCCATGACACCATCGAGGCGTGCTCGACATCGGCTACTCCCTATCCCGCCGTTTCCCCGACCCCTCGCAGACCGACTACAGCCGCGCGGACGTCTACACCCTGCGCCACGACCTGTTCTGCGGAGACGTCTACCTCGCCGACACCAAGGCGGACCGCGAGGTGTCCACAGCCTGGGGATGGGTGCCCGTGCTCGACTTCGCGTGGGCACTGTGCGACACCGTCGAGCGGCTCGACCGGGACCCCCGCGGCTCGCGCGCCTCGCAGCCCCAGTACGCCGAGATCGACTTCACCGAGTCGTCGGACCGGATGCTCTTCGAGCGCCGCTTCGGATGGGTCGACGTGGAGGCCGACTGGATGCCCGCCGACGAACCGCCCCTCACCTTCTCGCACGCCGAACTCCGCCGCGAGACAAGGGACTTCCTGCACGACTTGATCGCCGATCTGACCGACATGCACGAGAGCCTCGGCGACAACCCGATCGTCTGGGACCTCCAATCCCGGTTCCCCCGGATGGACTGACGTGACCGCCGGCCCGCTCTGGGACCCCGCGGCGCCCGGCGTGCTACGGCTGCCCTCGGGACGGCTCGTACGGGGCCGCGGCCTGCGCCACCCGATGCCCGCCGGCCCGCTGCCCGACTTCGCCGTCCGCCTGCTCGGCAAACGGCCCGTCGAACCGCCCGACGGCGCCCTTGAGGTCCACTGGCTGCGCTGGCCCGACTTCCGGCTGCCGAGCAGCGACGCCCAGGCGCGGCAGATCCTCACGGAGGCCTGGCAGCGGGCCGCCTCCGAGCGCGTGGAACTCACCTGCGCGGGCGGCCTCGGCCGCACCGGCACGGCGCTGGCCTGCATCGCCGTACTGGACGGTGTCCCGCCGCAGGAGGCGGTGGCGTACGTCCGCGCCCACTACCACCACCGGGCGGTGGAAACTCCCTGGCAGCGGTGGTACGTACAGCGCCGCTTCCACCCGTAGCCACGTGGCCCAGGTCCCGACCGGACCACAGCCCCGCGACGAGGGCCTCTACGCCTCCACCCGCACCCCGATCTGCGCGGCCAACGCCGGTGCCAGATCGAGGAGTTGGGAGGGTGTGATGACCGCGCCCGCCAGCCGCTCGACCCCGCGCGCGATGTCGAGCAGTGTCGCCCCGCGCAGATCGACGTCCTTCATGCGGACCCCCGTGAAGTCCGCCCCGCGCAGCTCGCAGCCGTGGAACTCGACCCGCTCCAGCTTCGCCCCGCCGAAGTCCGGTTCGGTCAGGACGCAGCCCTCGAAGACCACGTCACGCAGCTCGGCCTCGCGCAGATTCAGGTAGTCGATCTTCCCGCCCTTGATCAGCACGCGCTCAAGCACCGACCCGTGCAGCTGCACCCCGCCCATCCGGACGTCCCGCACCTCCACGTCACGCAGACCGGCCCGGGACAGATCCGTACCCACCCCGCGAATCCCCGACAGGACCGAGTCGATGAAGCGGGCGCCACTCAGCCGGGTCTCGTCCAGCGCGCATCCGTAGACACCGCAGTCGAGGAAACGGGCACCGTGCGCCTGCTGCCCGCCCAGATCGAGGTTCCTGAACTCCAGCCCGTCATAGTCGCCCTCCGGCTCCAGTTCACCCGCGCCGAACGGCGCCAGTGGTGGCAACCTCACCTCCGTCCTGCGGGCTCCCGCCGTCGCCGCCGAATTCTTCGCACTCCGTGCCGCTGCCATGTCCCCATGCTGGACCATGGCACTGACAATCACCCCTGCTCGCAAGCGGGGGAAGGCCCCGCTCCGTAAATTCGCGACGCGGACGTGTCACATTCGCGGAACCCGCACCGTCCCATCTCCGAACGCGTCGCCCCCGCCCGGCGAGCGACTGTTCCAGGGCCATCTCCCCGTCGCCCCGTACGAGTCGAAGGCCGCCGGGATCGCCCGCGCGGAGCTGCTCCTCGACACGGGGTTCCCGGGGTGGCGCGAACGCACCACATGGCGCCGCGAGGCCCTCGCGGCGGGCCGCACGGGCGCGGTCGACCCGCCCGGCACGACCTGGCGCGACCGCCCCGCGATCGACCGGGGCCACGGCGTGTACCTGGCGGGTGACCAGGTCGCGGCCCCGGGCGTCCTGTCGGAGGTGGCCTTCAACAGCGCGATGGCGGCGGCGTCGATGGCCCTGAAGAACCTGAACTGGCACGCCTGGACGCGCGTCACGCCTGACCGGTCCCAGCTCCGCCAAGGCCCACTGGACCCACTCCACACCCCCCTGACTTCGAGGGGACGGCGAACCATGGTCCAGGAGATCAAGCGCAGGGCCCGCGCTACACACTGGAGCCGGGGCGCTGATGGCCAGCGGGTGCTACTGCGCCCCGCCCAGCTTGCGCAGCGCGTCATCCGTGAGCCGGTTCACGGTCCACTCCGACATCGACACTGCTCCGAGGGACCGATAGAACTCGACGGCAGACAGGTTCCAGTCGAGGACCGACCACTCCAGGCGCTCATAGCCGCGCGCCACACAGATGCGGGCCAGCTCGGTGAGGAGGGCCTTGCCGTGGCCGCCTCCCCGGGCCTCGGGGCGTACGTACAGGTCCTCCAGGTAGATGCCGTGCACCCCGCGCCAGGTCGAGAAGTTCAGGAACCAGAGGGCGAAGCCCACCGGCTCGCCCGACTCGTCCTCCGCGATGTGCGCGAACGCCGCCGGGTGCTCGCCGAACAGCGCCTCGCGGAGCTGCTCCTCGGTGGCGCGCGCCTCGTCCAGTGCCTTCTCGTACTCGGCGAGCTCGCGCACCATCTGGTGGATCACGGGGACATCGGCGGCTGTGGCATTGCGAATCATGGCCGAAGAGTAGGCGGCGCGGCATCCGTGCCGCCTATCCGTTTCGCCGTACGGACAGGGCACGGGGGGCCGGGCGCAGGACGGGGCCGCCGCGGGTGCGGGGTGGGGGTGGGCAGTCGCGGGCGCGGTACAGACATGCGGGCCCTCCGTCCTCCTGGGAAAGTCACACCCGGCCGACGCCCGGATGTCGATCCCCCGTCCCGCCCCGCCCTCATGCGTGAATCAGCGCATGAGGCGTTTTCCCCCCGGCCGACGGCACCGCGGCGCACGGGCCCCCGACACGCAGGCTCCCGACACATCTGCCGATCCCCCACCGCCCCGCCGCACACCGCGTGCCGGCGCGCTACACCGCACCCTCCGCCACGCGCTCCACCACGCCCTCCGCTACATCCGCAGCGCCCCCGGCACCTACCTCTGGCTCGCCGCGCTGTTCGTCACGACCGTCGCCATGCACCACATGTCGCCCGAATTCGAGACGGACTTCCTGCGGCAGCGGTCCACCAACATTCACGAGTTGTCGACCAACCCGGGCCGCGTCCTGATCGCGAGTGCCTTCTGGATCGACGGCGGTGGCTGGCTCCCGTACGCCGTGCTCTACACCATCTTCCACGCGCAGGCCGAACGCTGGCTCGGCACCCTGCGCTGGCTGATCATCGCGTTCGGTACGCACGTGGCCGCCACGTTCATCAGCGAGGGCGCCCTGCTGTGGGCCATCCGGCACGGCTACGCGCCCCCTTCCGCGGTCAACACCCTTGATGTGGGCGTCAGTTACGCCCTCGCGGGCGTCATCGCGGTCCTCACGTACCGGATCGCCCCGCCCTACCGCTACCTCTATCTGCTCGGCGTTCTCGTCGTCTACGGCGCCCCGCTCCTCAGCGGCCGCACGTTCACCGACCTCGGGCACTTCGCGTCCGTACTCATCGGTCTCGCGTGCTACCCGCTGACCCGCGGGCAGGGCGGCGCGCCCTGGAACCCGGCCGACACCCTGCGCGCCGCCGCCCGCCGGCTCAGCAGACCCCGCCGAGCGGCTCGCTAAGAAACGCCCGCCGCTGCCAGCGCCTTCCCGAACGCCTGCGTGTCGAAGATCGCCCGGCCGGCCCCGGCCGGTTTCTTCCCGTCGATCAGCACCACGGGGCTGCCGTTGACGCCCGAGTCCTCGAACGCGCCCTCCGCCGACTTCACCCAGGCCTTGTACGTGTCCTCGCGCACCGCCTTGTCGAAGGCGGCGCCGCGCAGCCCCGGCACCTTGTCGGCGATCTTCAGCAGATTGTCGGCGGTGAGGGCGTCATCGGTCTCCTTCTCCGGCTGGCTGGCGAACACCGCCGCGTGGAACTCGGGGAACTTGCCCGCCTCGACGGCCGCCCGCATCGCGTTGACGGCCCGCTTCGAGCCGCTGCCACCGAAGTTGGCGTCGAGGAACGAGGCGATCGTGTAGCGGACCTTGACCTTGCCCTCGGCCGCGAGCCTGGTCACCGCGGTCGCACCGCCGCCCTCGTAGTGCTTGCAGAACGGGCAGCGCGGATCCTCGTACACGGTCACGGTGTGGGGCGCGGCCGGATCGCCGACGACGATTTCCGCACCCGCCACCTTCGCCGGCAGCTTCGCCAGCGTGGCGGCCTCCGGCGCGGTCTTCACGGTGAGTTCGGCCTGCGAGGACGCACCGGAGCCCGAACCGGAGGAGCAGGCGGCCGCCGAGAGGCCGAGCCCCACGGCCGCCACCACCACAACCGCGGCACGACGGATAGCGCGTACGCCCATGAAAAACCAACCCTTCGGTGCGAAATACCGCAAAATTACCTGACCTTCGACACTAAACACCCGCCCCTGCCGCCCTGGCCGCCAAAGGTCCCCCCGCACGCCGCCATTGGTCCCGCGGATTCCGCAGCGACCCTGCCCACCTGCGGATTCCATGGCTGGACAGCCCCCGTGCCCCGGGTGTACGAACAACCCCCATGAGCGCGATCAACGGCGGAATCTCCTTCTGGTACGCCACCGACGGCATACCCGCACCCCGCGAACCGCTGGCCGGTGACACCAGCGCCGACGTGGTGATCGTCGGCGGCGGCTACACCGGCCTGTGGACGGCGTACTACCTGAAGAAGGCGGCGCCCTTCCTCAACATCACCGTCCTGGAGTCCCGGTTCTGCGGCTACGGCGCCTCGGGGCGCAACGGCGGCTGGCTCTACAACGGCATCGCGGGCCGTGCCCGGTACGCGAAGCTGCACGGGCAGGACAGCGCGGTCCGCCTCCAGCAGGAGATGAACGCGACGGTCGACGAAGTCGTACGCGTCGCCGCCGAGGAGTCGATCGACGCCGACATCCACCGCGGCGGGGTGCTCGAAGTGGCTTACACACCGGCCCAGTTGGGGCGGCTCAAGGACTTCCATGCCGCCGAGTTGGCCTTCGGTGAGAAGGACCGCGTCCTGCTGGGCGCGCGGGAGACCACCGAACGCGTCCGGGTCAGCGGGGCGGTCGGCTCGACCTGGACCCCGCACGGCGCGCGCATCCACCCGGTGAAGCTCGTCAAGGGCCTGGCCGCCACGGTCGAGGCCCTCGGCGTCACCGTGTACGAGTCGACCCCGGTCACCGAGATCCGGCCGCGGCACGCCGTCACCCCGTACGGAACGGTTCGCGCGCCCTACATCCTGCGCTGCACGGAAGGCTTCACCGCATCGCTGAAGGGACAGCGGCGGGCCTGGCTGCCCATGAACTCCTCCATGATCGCCACGGAGCCGCTCGGGCCCGAGGTGTGGGAGGCGATCGGCTGGGCGGGCCGCGAGACGCTGGGCGACATGGCGCACGCCTACATGTACGCGCAGCGCACCGCCGACGACCGCATCGCGCTGGGCGGCCGGGGCGTCCCGTACCGCTTCGGTTCGAAGACGGACAACGACGGGCGTACCCAGCCCGCCACCATCGAGGCACTGCGCGACATCCTGGTGCGCTTCTTCCCGCAGCTGGCCGGGGCCCGCATCAGCCACGCCTGGTCGGGGGTGCTCGGCGTGCCGCGCGACTGGTGCGCCAGCGTCACCCTGGACCGTACGACGGGGCTGGGCTGGGCGGGCGGCTACGTCGGCTCGGGCGTCGCCACGGCCAACCTCGCCGCTCGCACCCTGCGCGACCTGGTCCAGCAGGACTCCGGGCAGGCGGGGCCCACCGAACTGACCACCCTGCCGTGGGTCAACCACAAGGTCCGCATGTGGGAGCCGGAGCCGCTGCGCTGGCTGGGGGTGCAGGGGATGTACGCGGCGTACCGGGCGGCCGATCGCCGCGAGCTGGCGGGACGGCGGGCGGACACGGACCGGATCGCCACGATCGCCGACCGGATCGCCGGACGCCGCTGAGCCCCTGGCGGGGCGGGGTGCGGGCACGGCTTCCACCCTCCCCGGGGCTCGCCGGGGAGGGCCAGCCGCTCAGGCCACCACGATCCCGTACTCCCCCACCAGCTCCCCCAGCCCGCCCCGGTAGCCCTTGCCGCCTGCCACGAAGTCCCAGTCGCCACCCGGTCTGCGGCGGAACGAGCCCAGTACCAGGGCCGTTTCGCCGGGGCGGCCGTCCGAGACGGGGAGACGGTCCAGTTCGCGGCTCGCGGGGTCGCGCAGGCAGATCGCCGCGTCCGTGAAGCCGGACAGGTCCTGGTCCGGGTTCAGCTCGGGGTCGACGGCGGCGACCAGGACCAGCCGGTCGGCCCGTTCGGGCAGCGCGTCGAAGACCACCCGCACCGCCGCCCGGTCGCCCCCCGTGCCCGGCACCATCCGTACCGAACCCCCCGGATTCTCGGGGTTGTTGAAGAACACGAAGTGCTCCTCGGCCAGCACCCGCGCGCCCCGGCACACCAACGCGCACACATCGAGGGCGACCGCGCCGGCCCACGTCATGCCGAGCAGGTTGAAGTCCTCGACCGCCCCCCGCTGCTCAGGGACGGCGTGCACAGACCCGGGCGCAGACGCAGAGGCAGAAGCAGCCGCAGCCGTAGAGGTAGACGCAGAGACGGGCGCAGGCGCGGACCCGTCGCCGAGGCGGCCGCGCAGGCCGTGCTGGTGCAGCAGTCCCACCAGCTCCTCACCGGAGACCAGCGTGAGCGGCTTGCCCTCGGCGAAGCCGTACGAGCCGGGCCCGAAGCCCGAAGTCGTCACCAATACACCCTTGTTGGCGCCGGCACCCTGGACCGTTCCGTACAGATCGCGCACCGCGGTCGGCGGAACCGTGTTGCGGTAACGCTTGACCTGGACGATGATCCGGCCGCCGCTGATCGGGTCCGGATCGAGGGCTTCGACGTCCACCCCGCCGTCATTGGAGCGCTGCGTGGTCAGCGCCTGCATCCCGCGGGCCCGGAACAGCTCGGCGACCAGGCCCTCGAACTCGATGGGGTCCATCGTGAACAGGTCGGGCTCCTCACCACCGCCGTGCGACACCACTCCCGTACCCACATCGGCAGGCCGGCGCCCGGGACGTACCGCGGCGCGCTGGTCCGGCCGCGTGGACAGCTGCCCGCGCAGCGCCTCCA
Coding sequences:
- the arfB gene encoding alternative ribosome rescue aminoacyl-tRNA hydrolase ArfB, whose amino-acid sequence is MDVMSGPYLIRGSVSLPEAELIWRFSRSSGPGGQHVNTSDSQVELRFDLAKTEALPEVWKARALERLANRLVGGVVSVRASEHRSQWRNRETAAVRLASLLAEATAPPPKPRRATKIPRGINERRLREKKQRAQTKKGRTGRDW
- a CDS encoding TerD family protein, which translates into the protein MAVSLSKGGNISLTKEAPGLTAVTVGLGWDVRTTTGTDFDLDASAIAVNATGKVYSDGHFVFFNNKSTPDQTIVHTGDNTTGQGEGDDESIKVNLAGLPADVDKIVFPVSIYDAENRSQNFGQVRNAYIRIVNQAGGAEVARYDLSEDAATETAMVFGELYRNGAEWKFRAVGQGYASGLVGIAQDFGVNV
- a CDS encoding M4 family metallopeptidase, producing the protein MVVVGVQSGSTAGATDRAAGATALPLSTTQRADALRTAQDAAPAAARQIGLGAQEQLVVRDVIKDADGTVHTRYERTYNGLPVLGGDLVVHTAKDGALKGVDKATDAKISVATATTSLKAAPTGSRKVIWAATGKPVLAYERTVTGTQPDGTPSRRDIVTDATTGAELYSHEEIETGIGTSEYSGKVTLGTTKSGSTYSLTDAARGGHKTYDLKGGSSGTGTLFTKSTDTWGNGSPSNRETAAVDAHYGAAETWDFYKTELGRNGIAGNGKAAYSRVHYGNAYVNAFWDDSCFCMTYGDGEGNKKPLTALDVAGHEMSHGLTAATAKLNYSGESGGLNEATSDMFGTSVEFFANNASDKGDYLIGEKIDINGDGTPLRYMDKPSKDGNSADYWSSTVGNKDVHYSSGPANHFFYLLSEGSGAKTINGVSYNSPTYDGSKVTGIGRVKAYKIWYKALSTYMTSTTNYAKARTTTLQAASDLYGATSAEYKAVAATWTAINVK
- a CDS encoding M1 family metallopeptidase, which produces MAPARLAAALITVLAVTACSGGVDGTPGSSGTRDPLFPRLGNDGYDVQHYSLDLDYDPASGHLKGGATIVARAVKNLSAFDLDFAGMDVQEATVDSRPAAVNRAGDELTLRPHHELTEGQTFTAYVRYSGSPKTITDPDGSLEGWLKSPDGGVLALGEPTGSMAWFPSNNHPRDKATYDIKVTVPDGLQVVSNGELTGKVSNGGRTSFSWRTTQPMATYLATVAIGPYEIDDKGMTKSRIPIYTAVNPRVKKQTAAVVAQLPDMLAWEEQNFGPYPFSSTGVIVAPEKSSGYALETQNRPVLPLDHFDASTLVHELAHQWFGDSVTPATWRDMWLNEGFAQYTEWLWSEDHGGPSAQRLFDQEYAKDGGDEIWAFPPAQPPTAAEVSARPVYVRGAMVVHKLRQAVGEQKFHALLRDWVRVHRYGNASTADFTRFADEEAGRSLAASVWDTWLYGDGKPDSP
- a CDS encoding protein-tyrosine phosphatase family protein — encoded protein: MTAGPLWDPAAPGVLRLPSGRLVRGRGLRHPMPAGPLPDFAVRLLGKRPVEPPDGALEVHWLRWPDFRLPSSDAQARQILTEAWQRAASERVELTCAGGLGRTGTALACIAVLDGVPPQEAVAYVRAHYHHRAVETPWQRWYVQRRFHP
- a CDS encoding pentapeptide repeat-containing protein — its product is MAAARSAKNSAATAGARRTEVRLPPLAPFGAGELEPEGDYDGLEFRNLDLGGQQAHGARFLDCGVYGCALDETRLSGARFIDSVLSGIRGVGTDLSRAGLRDVEVRDVRMGGVQLHGSVLERVLIKGGKIDYLNLREAELRDVVFEGCVLTEPDFGGAKLERVEFHGCELRGADFTGVRMKDVDLRGATLLDIARGVERLAGAVITPSQLLDLAPALAAQIGVRVEA
- a CDS encoding GNAT family N-acetyltransferase — its product is MIRNATAADVPVIHQMVRELAEYEKALDEARATEEQLREALFGEHPAAFAHIAEDESGEPVGFALWFLNFSTWRGVHGIYLEDLYVRPEARGGGHGKALLTELARICVARGYERLEWSVLDWNLSAVEFYRSLGAVSMSEWTVNRLTDDALRKLGGAQ
- a CDS encoding rhomboid-like protein codes for the protein MRRFPPGRRHRGARAPDTQAPDTSADPPPPRRTPRAGALHRTLRHALHHALRYIRSAPGTYLWLAALFVTTVAMHHMSPEFETDFLRQRSTNIHELSTNPGRVLIASAFWIDGGGWLPYAVLYTIFHAQAERWLGTLRWLIIAFGTHVAATFISEGALLWAIRHGYAPPSAVNTLDVGVSYALAGVIAVLTYRIAPPYRYLYLLGVLVVYGAPLLSGRTFTDLGHFASVLIGLACYPLTRGQGGAPWNPADTLRAAARRLSRPRRAAR
- a CDS encoding DsbA family protein — protein: MGVRAIRRAAVVVVAAVGLGLSAAACSSGSGSGASSQAELTVKTAPEAATLAKLPAKVAGAEIVVGDPAAPHTVTVYEDPRCPFCKHYEGGGATAVTRLAAEGKVKVRYTIASFLDANFGGSGSKRAVNAMRAAVEAGKFPEFHAAVFASQPEKETDDALTADNLLKIADKVPGLRGAAFDKAVREDTYKAWVKSAEGAFEDSGVNGSPVVLIDGKKPAGAGRAIFDTQAFGKALAAAGVS
- a CDS encoding NAD(P)/FAD-dependent oxidoreductase, encoding MSAINGGISFWYATDGIPAPREPLAGDTSADVVIVGGGYTGLWTAYYLKKAAPFLNITVLESRFCGYGASGRNGGWLYNGIAGRARYAKLHGQDSAVRLQQEMNATVDEVVRVAAEESIDADIHRGGVLEVAYTPAQLGRLKDFHAAELAFGEKDRVLLGARETTERVRVSGAVGSTWTPHGARIHPVKLVKGLAATVEALGVTVYESTPVTEIRPRHAVTPYGTVRAPYILRCTEGFTASLKGQRRAWLPMNSSMIATEPLGPEVWEAIGWAGRETLGDMAHAYMYAQRTADDRIALGGRGVPYRFGSKTDNDGRTQPATIEALRDILVRFFPQLAGARISHAWSGVLGVPRDWCASVTLDRTTGLGWAGGYVGSGVATANLAARTLRDLVQQDSGQAGPTELTTLPWVNHKVRMWEPEPLRWLGVQGMYAAYRAADRRELAGRRADTDRIATIADRIAGRR